The DNA sequence GGCGGGCGCCACCGGCCGGCGGCAGGGTCGGCCGGCGCCGACCGGCGAGCCAGGAGCGGAGCCGCGAGCCGAGGGAGCTGCCCATCGCCTCAGGCCGGATCGATGACCAGCACCAGATCGCCGCCCTCGACCTGCTGGACGGATCGGAGCGCGAGCCGCTGGACGGTTCCGGCGATCGGGGTGGTGATGGCCGCCTCCATCTTCATCGCCTCGATGGTGGCCACCGTCGCGCCGGCCTCGACCTTGTCGCCCTCGGCCACCGTCACGCTGACCACCCCGGCGAACGGTGCCGCCACCTGGCCGGGCCTGGAGGTGTCGGCCCGCTCGGCGGCCACGATGTCGACCTTGACCGACTTGTCCCGGACCCGGACCGGACGGAGCTGGCCGTTGATGGTGCACATCACCGTCCGCAGCCCGCGCTCGTCGGCCTCGCTGATGGCCTCGAGACCGAGGATGAGGCTGACACCGCGGCCGATCCGCACGACGTGCTCGTCGCCCGGCCGCAGGCCGTACAGGAAGTCGAGCGTGTTGAGCCGGCCGACGTCGCCGTACATCTCCCGTCCGGCCTCGAACTCCCTGGCCGGTCCGGGGAACAGCAGCCGGTTGAGCGTGACCTCACGCGTCCGACCGCCCTTGTCCAGGTTGGCCTCGTCCTCGGCGGACAGGTCGACCTCACGGACCGGGATGGTGCGACCCTTCAGCGCCTTGGTCCGGAACGGCTCCGGCCAACCCGCGGCCGGCTCGCCCAGCTCGCCGGCGAGGAAGCCGATCACCGACTCGGGGATGTCGTAGTTGGACGGGTTCTCGGCGAAATCCTTGGGGTCCGCACCGACCGCCACCAGGTGCAGCGCCAGGTCCCCGACCACCTTCGACGACGGGGTCACCTTGGTGGGGCGACCGAGGATCTCGTTGGCGGCCGCGTACATCGCCTCGATCTGCTCGAACTTCTCCCCCAGCCCGAGGGCCCTCGCCTGCTGGCGCAGGTTGGACAGCTGACCGCCCGGGATCTCGTGGTCGTAGACCCGGCCGGTCGGGCTCGGCAGACCCGACTCGAACGGCTTGTAGACCTTCCGCACGGCCTCCCAGTAGGGCTCCAGGTCCATCACCTGGCGCAGCTGCAGGTTGGTCGCCCGCTCGGTGTTCTCCAATGCGGCGACCAGGGCAGAGGCCGGCGGCTGCGAGGTGGTCCCGGCCATCGGCGCGCTGGCGACGTCGACAGCGTCGACACCGGCGTCAATGGCCGACATCAGCGTGGCGAGCTGCCCGCCGGCGGTGTCGTGGGTGTGCAGGTGCACCGGAAGGTCGAACCTCGCGCGCAGCGCCGTCACCAACGTACGGGCGGCCGGCGGCCGGAGCAGCCCGGCCATGTCCTTGATGGCGACAATGTGCGCACCGGCGTCGACGATCTTCTCGGCCAGCCGCAGGTAGTAGTCGAGGTTATAGACCTTCTCGTTCGGGTTGGTGAGGTCGGCCGTATAGCAGAGCGCCACCTCGGCAATGGTGGTGTTGGTCTCCAGCACCGCCTCGATCGCCGGCCGCATCTGCTCGACGTCATTCAGCGCGTCGAAGATCCGGAAGATGTCGATGCCGGCCTCGGTGGCCGCCTCCACGAACGAGCTGGTCACCTTGGTCGGGTAGGGCGTGTAGCCCACCGTGTTGCGGCCGCGCAGCAGCATCTGCAGGCACAGGCCCGGCATGTTGTAGCGCAGCGCCGCGAGCCGCTCCCAGGGGTCCTCGTTGATGAAGCGGAGCGCCACGTCGTAGGTCGCCCCGCCCCAGCACTCCACCGACAACAGCTCGGGCGTCATCCGTCCGACGTACGGAGCGATCCGGAGAAGGTCCTTGGTCCGCACCCGGGTCGCCAGCAGCGACTGGTGGGCGTCGCGGAAGGTGGTGTCCGTGACCTCCACCGAGGTGCGGGCCCGCAGGTCGGTGGCGAAGCCGACCGGTCCCAGCTCCAGCAGCCGCTGCCGCGAGCCCGCCGGGGACGGCTGCTGCAGATCGACCTGGGTGGGACGCTTCTCCCTGGGGTCGAGCCTGGTCGGCGCCTCGCCGTGGGGCTTGTTGACCGTCACCTCGGCCAGCCACTGCAGCAGCTTGGTGCCGCGGTCGGCGGGGGCACGGGAGGACAGCAGCTGCGGACGCTGCTCGATGAACGCCGTCGACAGGTCGCCGGCGATGAAGTCGGGATCGTCCAGCACCGACTGCAGGAACGGGATGTTGGTACTGACGCCGCGGATGCGGAACTCGGCGAGCGCTCGCCGGGCGCGCGCGACGGCCGCCTCGAACGTCCGGCCACGACAGGTCAGCTTCACCAGCATCGAGTCGAAGTGCGGGCTGATCTGGGCGCCGGTGGCGGCGGTGCCACCGTCCAGTCGCACCCCGGCGCCGCCGGCGGACCGGTAGGCGGTGATGGTGCCGGTGTCCGGGCGGAAGCCGTTGGCGGGATCCTCGGTGGTGATCCGGCACTGCAGCGCAGCGCCGTTGATCCGGATGATGTCCTGGCTCAGGCCCAGGTCGGCCAGTGTCTCGCCGGAGGCGATCCGCAGCTGGGCCTGGACCAGGTCGACGTCGGTGATCTCCTCGGTGACGGTGTGCTCGACCTGGATCCGGGGGTTCATCTCGATGAAGACGTGCTGGCCGGCCCGTGGGCCCTCGGTCTCGACCAGGAACTCGACCGTGCCGGCGCAGGAGTAGTTGAGCGACTTGGCGAACGTGACCGCGTCCGCGCAGAGCGCCTCGCGCAGAGCCGGGTCGATGTGCGGCGCCGGAGCGATCTCGATGACCTTCTGGTGCCGACGCTGGATGGAGCAGTCACGTTCGAACAGGTGGATCGTGTTGCCCTCGTTGTCCGCGAGGATCTGCACCTCGATGTGCCGTGGCCGCCCGACCGCCTGTTCGATGAACACGGTCGGGTCGCCGAAGGCGCCCTCAGCCTCGCGCATCGCCTGCGCCAACGCCTCCCGCAGCTGCG is a window from the Microlunatus panaciterrae genome containing:
- a CDS encoding pyruvate carboxylase translates to MFTKVLVANRGEIAVRAFRAAYELGAKTVAVFPYEDRNAVHRIKADEAYMIGEKGHPVRAYLDVDAIVRAAVECGADAIYPGYGFLSENPELAAACSRAGITFVGPPPAVLELAGNKVRALAAAKAAGIPTLASSAPSSDIDTLVAAADEVGFPVFVKAVAGGGGRGMRQVNEPAQLREALAQAMREAEGAFGDPTVFIEQAVGRPRHIEVQILADNEGNTIHLFERDCSIQRRHQKVIEIAPAPHIDPALREALCADAVTFAKSLNYSCAGTVEFLVETEGPRAGQHVFIEMNPRIQVEHTVTEEITDVDLVQAQLRIASGETLADLGLSQDIIRINGAALQCRITTEDPANGFRPDTGTITAYRSAGGAGVRLDGGTAATGAQISPHFDSMLVKLTCRGRTFEAAVARARRALAEFRIRGVSTNIPFLQSVLDDPDFIAGDLSTAFIEQRPQLLSSRAPADRGTKLLQWLAEVTVNKPHGEAPTRLDPREKRPTQVDLQQPSPAGSRQRLLELGPVGFATDLRARTSVEVTDTTFRDAHQSLLATRVRTKDLLRIAPYVGRMTPELLSVECWGGATYDVALRFINEDPWERLAALRYNMPGLCLQMLLRGRNTVGYTPYPTKVTSSFVEAATEAGIDIFRIFDALNDVEQMRPAIEAVLETNTTIAEVALCYTADLTNPNEKVYNLDYYLRLAEKIVDAGAHIVAIKDMAGLLRPPAARTLVTALRARFDLPVHLHTHDTAGGQLATLMSAIDAGVDAVDVASAPMAGTTSQPPASALVAALENTERATNLQLRQVMDLEPYWEAVRKVYKPFESGLPSPTGRVYDHEIPGGQLSNLRQQARALGLGEKFEQIEAMYAAANEILGRPTKVTPSSKVVGDLALHLVAVGADPKDFAENPSNYDIPESVIGFLAGELGEPAAGWPEPFRTKALKGRTIPVREVDLSAEDEANLDKGGRTREVTLNRLLFPGPAREFEAGREMYGDVGRLNTLDFLYGLRPGDEHVVRIGRGVSLILGLEAISEADERGLRTVMCTINGQLRPVRVRDKSVKVDIVAAERADTSRPGQVAAPFAGVVSVTVAEGDKVEAGATVATIEAMKMEAAITTPIAGTVQRLALRSVQQVEGGDLVLVIDPA